A genome region from Erigeron canadensis isolate Cc75 chromosome 3, C_canadensis_v1, whole genome shotgun sequence includes the following:
- the LOC122592189 gene encoding NAC transcription factor 32-like, with the protein MDGQLRPVAVSCNNRDYADSLPPGYRFCPTDAEIILYYLIPQIEKGTHPPCRLHKVNIYDHTPEELAAAHKPCDANWYFLTPRTRRYANGKRPSRTTKGRGYWHASQSYAKVKDPGVVNGQVVDVGRKLSLAYFDRNNNKTSWLMHEYTTNDPDLPTGSDKDGTKLTDWVIAKIYKKPGSKSNNYCNKTLAVSNTSSTKQNDQQGEINEEQNQNQPPTADDDEDQPPSPKRQRLSHGSSSSTQELEHPTHHHEEEQQILITTRCYWIQINYVYQLKT; encoded by the exons atggaCGGACAACTACGTCCAGTAGCAGTTTCATGCAATAACCGAGATTATGCCGATAGTCTACCACCCGGATACCGCTTTTGTCCCACGGACGCAGAGATCATCCTTTACTACTTGATCCCGCAGATTGAAAAAGGAACACACCCTCCGTGCCGGCTACACAAGGTCAATATTTACGACCACACTCCTGAAGAACTTGCTGCAG CACATAAGCCATGTGATGCAAATTGGTACTTTCTGACACCAAGAACGCGAAGATATGCGAATGGGAAACGCCCTAGTAGGACCACGAAAGGGCGTGGATATTGGCACGCGAGTCAGAGTTATGCAAAGGTTAAAGATCCGGGGGTGGTGAATGGACAAGTAGTGGATGTTGGAAGGAAACTAAGTTTGGCATACTTTGACAGAAACAATAACAAGACCTCATGGCTAATGCATGAGTATACCACCAATGATCCTGATCTCCCTACTGGAAGCGACAAAGATGGCACCAAG TTAACTGATTGGGTGATAGCTAAGATATACAAGAAGCCTGGGAGCAAATCCAACAATTATTGTAATAAGACTCTAGCAGTTTCAAACACTAGTAGTACCAAGCAAAATGATCAACAAGGGGAGATTAATGAagaacaaaatcaaaatcagcCACCTACTgcagatgatgatgaggatCAACCGCCTTCACCTAAACGACAAAGACTATCTCACGGCAGCAGTAGTAGTACTCAAGAACTTGAACACCCTACTCATCATCATGAAGAGGAGCAGCAAATACTAATCACTACTCGATGTTATTGGATTCAGATCAACTATGTTTATCAGTTGAAGACATAG
- the LOC122593092 gene encoding GRF1-interacting factor 2-like isoform X1: MKQQSQSQTMMPNQMLMTPSAFPPSNITTDQIQKFLDENKQLILAIMNNQNVGKLAECAQYQALLQKNLMYLAAIADAQPPTPTGGPAISSQQMSPLQHPGIAQQGGFFMQQHPQAAVMAQQPSGFPQQMPAMQFNNSPQVIQPQMGVRSGVPSGVPPSSAASDIWRGSMPDSGAADGAGKDSHGGATGGSEEGK, from the exons ATGAAACAGCAGAGTCAGAGCCAAACAATGATGCCAAATCAGATGTTGATGACACCTTCTGCTTTCCCCCCTTCAAATATTACTACTGACCAGATTCAAAAg TTCCTTGATGAGAACAAGCAATTAATTTTAGCAATAATGAACAACCAAAACGTTGGAAAGCTTGCTGAATGTGCACA ATATCAGGCTCTGCTCCAAAAGAATTTGATGTATTTAGCTGCCATTGCCGATGCTCAGCCACCAACACCTACGGGAGGACCTGCCATCTCATCTCAG CAGATGAGCCCACTTCAACATCCGGGAATTGCTCAGCAAGGAGGATTTTTCATGCAACAGCATCCTCAGGCAGCTGTCATGGCTCAACAACCTTCGGGCTTTCCACAACAAATGCCCGCTATGCAGTTCAATAATAGCCCACAAGTTATCCAACCTCAGATGGGCGTTAGGTCTGGTGTGCCAAGTGGGGTGCCACCAAGCTCAGCCGCTAGTGATATCTGGAGAGGAAGTATGCCCGATAGTGGTGCTGCAGATGGTGCTGGTAAGGATAGTCATGGTGGTGCGACTGGTGGGTCTGAAGAAGGGAAGTAA
- the LOC122593092 gene encoding GRF1-interacting factor 2-like isoform X2: MKQQSQSQTMMPNQMLMTPSAFPPSNITTDQIQKFLDENKQLILAIMNNQNVGKLAECAQYQALLQKNLMYLAAIADAQPPTPTGGPAISSQMSPLQHPGIAQQGGFFMQQHPQAAVMAQQPSGFPQQMPAMQFNNSPQVIQPQMGVRSGVPSGVPPSSAASDIWRGSMPDSGAADGAGKDSHGGATGGSEEGK, translated from the exons ATGAAACAGCAGAGTCAGAGCCAAACAATGATGCCAAATCAGATGTTGATGACACCTTCTGCTTTCCCCCCTTCAAATATTACTACTGACCAGATTCAAAAg TTCCTTGATGAGAACAAGCAATTAATTTTAGCAATAATGAACAACCAAAACGTTGGAAAGCTTGCTGAATGTGCACA ATATCAGGCTCTGCTCCAAAAGAATTTGATGTATTTAGCTGCCATTGCCGATGCTCAGCCACCAACACCTACGGGAGGACCTGCCATCTCATCTCAG ATGAGCCCACTTCAACATCCGGGAATTGCTCAGCAAGGAGGATTTTTCATGCAACAGCATCCTCAGGCAGCTGTCATGGCTCAACAACCTTCGGGCTTTCCACAACAAATGCCCGCTATGCAGTTCAATAATAGCCCACAAGTTATCCAACCTCAGATGGGCGTTAGGTCTGGTGTGCCAAGTGGGGTGCCACCAAGCTCAGCCGCTAGTGATATCTGGAGAGGAAGTATGCCCGATAGTGGTGCTGCAGATGGTGCTGGTAAGGATAGTCATGGTGGTGCGACTGGTGGGTCTGAAGAAGGGAAGTAA